The following is a genomic window from Sphingobacterium spiritivorum.
TATTCGAAAGGAATTGATTATTAAAAAAGAAAGTATTGATAAGGCTGCAGACAAATCTCAAGAAGTTCAGATTGAATTTCTTAATAAAGCCGGAATTAAAATAAATACAGAAGGATAAACATATCAGCAAATTATTCTTTTTCCTATGCAGAGCTTGTTCGATAAATTCATTCTATGTACCTGTATCATTATCATATATGCTAGCTGCAGAGATACACCTGCACAATCTGTGGCTAAAGAAACAGCTACAATAGATAATATACCTCATCGCATACCCGATAGCACACGTCCGGAATGGTTGGCAAAGGCTTATAATCAGGTGATCTTTGTGGAGCAGAAAGACATAGCAGAATTATCCGGTAACTATCTGTTGGATATTCCGTTGGCTGAAAACCCGGATGCTACTTACGTATTCTATTTGAATGAAAGGGTACCTTTATCCCAATTTCAGAATCCGTTAAGCTTTTATCCTTTTATCCGCCAATTTATCCTGATTGTACCTGATGGCAGATATAATCAGGACTTACCAGATACCTTTGAAACAGGTGTATGTGCAGAGCCGTTAATCGCTCATTACTATTATAGGATAACGCGACATACAGATAAAATACAAATAGACAGTGCCTATCTGGCAGGTGATGCAGAACCAAATATAGCGTATGCAAAACCTTCCATTCCTGCTGATATGATGGTGGTATACAGGCGTGAAAGTTATGGTTCAAGATGTTGTCCTAAAGATCCGATGTGGGATCTGATCGGGGAATATCCTGTATTTATTGATCAGTTTGAAAAAAAATATAAGGTAAAGATTACCGGAACTTATACACAGATGGAGGGTCTGGAAGGGGAGCATACCACATGGTATACACTGCCTGATCTGACCACAGAACAACGTCTGCGCTTCATCGTGGAAAAACGGGCACAGTGGATTGACAAAAGAGAAGAAGTGAAAATCAGATTTGAACCACAAATCTTTACACCTGAACTGATCGTAATACAAGGAAATAAAACGAAACGCTAAAAATGAACTGGTAATGGAACTAAAAGTATATGATGAAGATGGCATCTTTGCAATAGTGAATAATGATACCTACAGGTCCTTTGTGCATGAAGACTGGTCACTGGAACAATTGCAGTCGCACTTTGCTCGTGAAATGAACAGGCTGCATTGTATAGTGTGGAAGGTGAGTGACGAAGGTGGGGATTGGCTTTTACGGGTTGTAGGTGAACCCTCATCTCAGAAAAGCTATAAGGAATTCAAAAGACAGATAAAAGTGACAAACGGAAGGATCTATTTTGTTAACTATACGGATCTCACTATGGCCGCCCAGTTTGATGATGAAACTTTGCCACTCAGACAACAGGCTGATTGGTATATGAATCTGGATAACGGTTATTATGAAATCGAAGTGAGGCAGATGTTTGATCCGGAAGAATATGCAGATGAACAGGTAATAGAAATAATTCCAAAAATGAAAGCTGAAGCGAGTTATATAGAAACAGATAACATAGTAGGGTGGAATGATTAGAAAAATCCTTTTCATCTTCTTGCTGGCAGTATATGCTCTTTTATTACTTTTCTATCTGGGACTGGTGGTACCCGAATATCTAGCCTGTACCGGATGTATGTATGAGGGAGAAAAAGGTATTGACATATGGGGAAGCGAAATTGATTGCTCCGGAGAGAGCTGAGCTGTTGGAGAAGGATTTTTTCAGCTTTTTTCTATCGTTGTTTCCATATACAGCATAATAATCATTTTTATAATATACCGTATCAGACGTCAAAAATTAAATACACAAAGATATTAACCCGATGAAATATATTGGTATACGAGTAATATTGCTGCTGTTGCTTTTAGTTGTTATCTATTACGTGAGTGACTATATACAAGAACATACGGTTGTCGATGACGGAGATTATAATTTTGAAGGTGTAATTGCTTTCTTTCAGATGACCCTCGCTTTGTCAATTATCAGTGTTGGTCTATTTATATACGAAGCCTGTCAGTTTCATAAAAGGAAAGAAAACAAAAAACGAAATGCAAGTCTGATTCTGATCAGTTTGATTTTGATTGTATTGATACTTTTTGCCGGATACTTTTTTCAGTTTGTTTATTAATTCTTGCGTATAAGCAGCATATGCCTTATTATTTCCGGTGTATGTTACAGATTATTATGTAAAGGATCTTATATTAGAGATAATGGAAACAGGGAAATCAGAATATGGTATCTGTTCGGAGAAATGAACTGATGAGCTTCAGATACATGTAAAGATAATTTCAAAAATAACAATATGCAGATGATTTTCATCATTGTAGGTGTGATGATAATAACCTTGGTCTTTCTCTGGAGGATCTCAGGTTTGGGCGTAGAACAAGAAACTGCAGCCGGAGATTTTTATAAGGCAAACCGGGACTTTTTGTATAGCGAAAAGAGAGAACTCTATATAAGAAAAATGATACGCAGATATCAGCAATTAAAATGGATTATCACCATAATTGTTTTAATCATAGCCTTTATTCCTTTTTTCATAACAGTATCAGACACCCTCAGTTTTAACGGGAGACTGGATGCCGAAAGGTTTGATGCAAGAATGAGAGATAGTTATATATTGCTCGTGTGCATGTTAGGAATTGGGCTGTTGACTTGCTTTTTTAGCTGGATGATTTTCAAAAAGACTGTTCAGAACTATACAAAAATTATAATGGAGCTGGATAATACACATTTTATAAAAATGATAAGTGTAAATAATCACCTGGGTCTGGTCAATCAGTTTATGATGAATGCTCCTTTCATCATAGGATCCTCTAATCTGTATGTTTTTAAATTGGCCCGGATTCTTGTGCTCCCCTGGTCCGAAATCAAGTCCATCAAAATCACCAGTGCTCCGCGAAACGGTTATTATGTACGCGTAAAAGTCAAAGAGAAAACTTTCTTTTTTACCGTCGGAGAACCGCAGATGGTCGTAATATTGGAGACAGAGGCTTTGAAATATAACCCTGACATTGAAGTTAGAATTTAATTTTCTACTGAGAAAGTGCAGCTTGAGTTGTGATCGATAGTTATTCTCTCCTTGGAAAGAAGAGAAAAGTTGGCTATGCTTGAAGTGCGTTGCGCATATTGCAAAAACACTTGTGAAGTTGATAAGATTGCTTCAACCAGCGTATGTTGGCGTCCCCGCCAACATTTTACGATATATATAAGATTCAAAACGAAATGTAAAAGAATATAAAAGGGGGAAAAGCTGAAAGAATGCTTTATTCAGTCCGGAATGGTGGTATTTTCTAAAATAACAGTTCTATCGTTATAAAAACGAATTGTTACTCATTTAAGCTTATTGTTATTCCAGTATGGATTTTTATTCTTCTCATGCGTTAAAGCTAAAAGTATCTTTGACACGAGCAAAAAACCTCTTGAATTGATGTTAAAGGTACTTTTAGAATAGATATATAAGGCGGTAATCAAAAAGATTACCGCCTTTTTATTGAAAATACTGAAAGGACCAAAATATTAAATAATCCAATAGTGGGACACTTAGAGGGACAGTTAGCAGGACATTTTTAGGGCTATAAAAGTATGATTGGTCGTTATATACATCCCATTATGTTTAAAAAAAGATCTTGATTAACACATATACCTATACCCATATGACTTTGTGAGGTAATTGTTAATTGCTTTATTGTCAGTTGTTTATTTTGTTATTATGTATGGATAATGTGTGTGTTATTATCTCATGCTATTCAGTCTTAAAGATCCTTTAACAAATGCGGCTGCTTTAATCCAGCTTAAGTGAATATCTTTTGAGCTATGGTGTTGGTTTTGAGATACTATCTTAATCCAATCAGGGCCTCTATCTGATGTCTGAACGTATTTTACAGTTGTATAGTCATCATCATCATTAGATATATCCAGCAGATACATCTCTCCGAAAAAAAGATTTTCCATAAAGTTGTTGATCTTTCTAAAGAAAATAATATCTCCGGATTTGAGTATAGGATACATACTATCCCCTGTAATGGCCATTGCGCCATCGACCTTAGGCATATTCGGAATAGAGAAGTAATCGACAACAGTACTTCTGTCTTGCTGAAATAAGGTAATCAAACTTGCCGATGCATGCACATCATACAATGGTATAATTTGATTATGCATGAGTTTATCTGTTCGGAAAAGAAATTCGGATCTGGACACTCCTTCTTCCTTAGTTTCTATCACGTTAGTAATAGGTCCGGGTTCTTCCATAAGAAAATAAACACTTTTGTTTATTGACTTTGCTATTTGTTGAAGGAATGAAACCTTCAAATCATCAGATGCGAACTTGCTGTTTAGGGCCTGTGGACTTATTCCCATTTTTTCTGCAATTTCTTTAAGCTCATAGCCTAAATTTTTTAATCTGATTTTCAGATCGTTACCTATCATAGTAAATATAGTTGTTTATTTTATTTCCATCGGTAAACATTATTGTTTAAAATTGTGCCGTGGTACGGAACAAATTAAGCAAGATTCAAAGCTATGAAAAAAAAGCAAATCTACAATCAAGAGGTTATTAACTACCTCACAAAAAAATATGGAGTATCTGTCAGATATGTACGCTCCAGTCTGGATCCAAGGAATAAAGCTCCTTTCGCAGATACCATAAAAAAGGATTACAGGGAAAAAGAAAAGGAAATCAAGAAAGTGCTTAGTATGTAACAAGATGAAAGAAGAAACAACAGCATATGCAACCCATTCGGGACAGATCGGAGTCAAGCTCAGTTTTTTGATTACTGATGTAATTCAAAGAGGTAAGCCTGTACCCACTGTTGTTGCTCATCAAATGAGCATACGTGTATGTTCCTACGAAGCTCTGAAAAAACGTGCAGTCAGAACCAAGGGGCTGCGTCTGCGTGATGGCAAAGGTCTCGGTAATGAGGCTTTGTATTCCTTTGAAAATATGCCAGATGCTTGGAGAAAGTTGTGTATTGACAGATTCGGTGATCCTAAGACAGTGATTAAAGAAACCATATTTCTGGAGAAGTATTACGAGATAGATAGCATAGCCTCAGACTTCTTTGCAACATACAAGTTGCCATCAGGGAAGGAACTGAGCAGGGAGCTCAAAGAAACCTATACGGTGAATGCTTCTGTATTAAATGCAGTTATTGCAGCCATGAGCAAGAGAAAAACATTTCGAAAAGCCTATGGAAACCCAAACAGTACCGGAGTCAAAACCGTATGGGAATTGATCTGTGAAGAAGTTAACTTGCTGCAAGAGAAATTAGGACATACACTTAAAAGCAAGTCTTTACGTAGGACAATTGCTGAATACAAGAAAGGCAATTATCGTTCATTGATCTCAGGTAAACTGGAAAATCAAAATACGGCTAAGGTAGTGACTGCTGAGCAACAGGCTGTTTTGGAAAGCCTTCTTCGAAAGCATAAAAATTTTGATAATGTACAGATTTCCCGCATATACAGTGAGGTTGCAGAAAAACTCGGTTGGAAGCCCATATCAGATGGGACAGTCGCTAAATATCGCAAACAACTTGATCTGTATATTATTTCAGGTAATCAGGGAACTTCTGCTTTACGAAATACACGTAACATGCAGGTAAAACGAAGTGCTCCCAATGTTCCGATGGTATACTGGTCTGTCGATGGCTGGGACGTAGAATTACTTTATCAGCGTACAGGACTAAACAGTGATGGTAATAAAGTGACCACTTATCATAACCGTCCAACCTGTGTAATGATAATGGACCCATACCTAAATTATCCTATTGGCTATGCTATTGGAACACATGAGACGACTTCACTTATTCGCGAGGCATTGCGCAATGCAGCTAACCATACACGGGAATTGTTTGGACAGCGGTATAAATCCTTACAGATACAGAGTGATCATTATGGTAAAGGAGTATTAATCCCTGTATATGAAGCTATGACAAAGCATTATACACCAGCAAGAGTACGCAATGCGAAAGCTAAACGTATTGAACCGTTTTTCAAAGAATGGAATAAAGAACTGCAACTCATGTATACTAACTGGTCAGGCTTTGGTGTGACAGCTCGCAAAGAAGGCCAGCCAAACAGTGAATATCTGGACAAAATAAAGCATTCATTTCCTGACTACGAGGGCGTCTGCAGGCAG
Proteins encoded in this region:
- a CDS encoding LexA family transcriptional regulator; its protein translation is MIGNDLKIRLKNLGYELKEIAEKMGISPQALNSKFASDDLKVSFLQQIAKSINKSVYFLMEEPGPITNVIETKEEGVSRSEFLFRTDKLMHNQIIPLYDVHASASLITLFQQDRSTVVDYFSIPNMPKVDGAMAITGDSMYPILKSGDIIFFRKINNFMENLFFGEMYLLDISNDDDDYTTVKYVQTSDRGPDWIKIVSQNQHHSSKDIHLSWIKAAAFVKGSLRLNSMR